The following proteins are co-located in the Microbacterium sp. Clip185 genome:
- a CDS encoding pyridoxal-phosphate dependent enzyme: MRYASNVAALVGNTPLVKLNRVTDGIAATVLAKVEYFNPGGSAKDRIAKNIIDAAERDGLLRPGGTIVEPTSGNTGVGLALVALERGYRMIFVVPDKFAGEKVAVLRAYGAEVVMTPTSVPPEHPDSYYSVSDRLASEIPGAFKPNQFANQNGPRGHFETTGPEIWADTDGAVTHFVAGIGTGGTISGTGRFLKQASEGRVTVIGADPEGSIYSGGPLHGYLVEGVGEDFWPTTFDPAVVDRYERVDDAEAFAMTRRLAREEGLLVGGSGGMAVVAALRAARELPADAVVVVVLPDHGRGYLSKIFDDTWMTDHGFAVEPTTSRLAEAGTDEGAQR, encoded by the coding sequence ATGCGTTACGCATCCAACGTCGCCGCGCTCGTCGGCAACACCCCGCTCGTCAAGCTCAACCGCGTCACCGACGGCATCGCTGCCACGGTGCTCGCCAAGGTCGAGTACTTCAACCCCGGCGGCTCCGCCAAGGACCGCATCGCGAAGAACATCATCGACGCCGCGGAGCGCGACGGCCTGCTGCGCCCGGGCGGCACGATCGTCGAGCCCACGAGCGGCAACACCGGCGTGGGCCTTGCGCTGGTGGCTCTCGAGCGCGGCTACCGCATGATCTTCGTCGTCCCCGACAAGTTCGCCGGCGAGAAGGTCGCGGTGCTGCGGGCCTACGGTGCCGAGGTCGTGATGACTCCGACCTCGGTTCCACCCGAGCATCCGGACTCCTACTACAGCGTGTCCGACCGGCTGGCGAGTGAGATCCCCGGGGCGTTCAAGCCGAATCAGTTCGCCAACCAGAACGGCCCGCGCGGACACTTCGAGACCACGGGGCCGGAGATCTGGGCCGACACCGACGGTGCCGTCACCCACTTCGTCGCCGGCATCGGCACCGGCGGCACGATCAGCGGCACGGGTCGCTTCCTCAAGCAGGCGTCCGAGGGACGCGTCACGGTGATCGGCGCCGATCCCGAGGGGTCGATCTACTCCGGCGGCCCGTTGCACGGATACCTCGTCGAGGGCGTCGGCGAGGACTTCTGGCCGACCACCTTCGACCCCGCCGTCGTCGACCGGTACGAGCGCGTGGACGACGCCGAGGCCTTCGCCATGACGCGCCGCCTCGCGCGCGAGGAGGGTCTGCTCGTGGGCGGATCGGGCGGGATGGCGGTGGTCGCCGCCCTGCGCGCAGCCCGCGAGCTGCCCGCCGATGCCGTGGTCGTCGTGGTGCTGCCCGATCACGGCCGCGGCTACCTCAGCAAGATCTTCGACGACACCTGGATGACAGACCACGGATTCGCCGTCGAACCCACCACGAGCCGGCTCGCCGAAGCGGGCACCGACGAAGGAGCACAACGATGA